TTCAGGATGTACACTTCCGCGCGCAAAGGGCTCGTGAGCCCCCATGGTATGCTCATGATCTTGTTCAAAATGGGAATGTTGGCGGTCTGAAGCGTGTGCCTGCCCGGTCCAAACACATGGATGGCCTTGCCATTGTAGAAAAAAGCGCCGGCCTGGCTTTCGCGCAACACCAATTGCGCGCCGAATTTTATTTCTCCCGACCCTTGTTCAGGAATACGCTGCATCATTTTATCGCCGGTCGGGTCAAGCCATTCTATGACTTCAAGGAAGATCACATTGTTTGTACCCATGCGCGCTCCTTTGAACGATAAGCGGTTTGCCAAGGCCGGAGAAGTAGTTTTTACCGGCTCGCATAAGTAATGATACGTTTATGGGGCGCAGAAGTGCAATACTTTTGAGAAGGACCGGCGGCTGTATGGAGGCAGCCGCCGGAGGCTAATAGGGCTTGTTTATTGAATGCATCAGAAATTTATGGTTGAGCCAGATATAAAACCGGAATAAGAGAATTATTAGAAGCAGAATTACGATAGCCAGTATTATTATTTCAAGCACGCGTTTCTTTGAAATCTTAGCAGGGGCCTTTTTAACCAGTACCGGCTTTTCCGGCGTTACCTGCGCCGGTGTTGCAGGAACTGCATTGACCTTTTGCACGGAAATATCCAGAGGTTCTGCAGCGCGCGCAACCGTAACCGGCTTTTCCGTGAGAAAGGTGACTTTTTCTATCCCCGGGATTGTTATCGGCTCTTCAAGGAAGCTTGAATCGTTTCTCCAATTGTGGGAGTACAGGATTTTTTCTTCTTGTCGGATAAGAAAAGGCGCGGTTGTTTCCCCCGAGATTAAATCAAGGCAGCCTGCCAAGTCGATTTTTTCCGCCACGACACCGGCAACGCGTTTTTTCCCGCCGAAGAGGGGTCTGGCCCAGACCAGGTAATTTTTTCCATTTTCTTCCGAGGTACCGCTGAACGCCTTTTTATTTTTTACCGTAAAAACATACCAATCTTCTCTGCCGATTTTCCGGTGCGATTTCTTTTTAGGCCTTTCCCCCCTTACCGCCTCGCTGATGACCGCCCCCTTTGCATTGACTTTGACAAGAGAGGAGACGGGTGGATTTTTCTTGAGCGCTGCAGCGAAGAGCGCGTTTACCGGGCCGGGACGTGACTTCGCAATAGACTTACTTGCCGCGAGCTTGTCGAAGTCTTTTTTTAATGCGATAAAAGAAGCGCTCACCGTGTCTTTTATCGAGGCGGAATACGCTGGAATACTGGCAAGTAAAGCCAAAGAAAAAGCCAACCATCCAAGTGCACGTGCTTTTTTTGCGGGTTTCATAATTGACATGATGTCCTCCTTCTAGAGAAAGGATATCATAGTAGATAAATAGTAAATGGGATGAAATGAAGAACACAACAATTTCATGAAAAAGCCCCTGGACGGAAGATTCCGGGGGCTTGAGACAGAAGAGGCGAAGCGGCGAAATCCACGCCGGAGCTCCAGAGATGTTTAGAGGCCTGTTCTTTTCGGGGTGCCATATTGTTCCGTTGATACGGCGGTGAAGATCTGCTTAATTTGTGTTTGTGCCGCGGCCCAGTTGTGCCCAAAGTTGTTGTAAGTAGGATCAGAAACCAGCGAATCAAGCACAATGGACTTTTTTGCCGACCCAAGGTTCGGCCATTCTTGATCGTTGCTCCCGCCCGCGAAAGCCACCCAGTCTAAAACCGTGTCGCCGGCTGCTTTGGTGCGAAGGCTGATCCAATTGCCCGTTGATGAAAGGTCAAGCGCGGATGCCACCGAAGAATAGGCATCTACCCATGGCATATTTTGCCTTCCGATGACATATAATCCTTTCGGCGGTATTGCCACAATGCCAAAGCTGCGGCAGGTACCATCGATTTCAACGATCAATGAGTCGTTGAACGACAGGTCTAGAGGATTGTAGATTTCAATATATTCAGAATCGTTTGCGGCATACATGATTTCGGAAATGATGAGCCTGCCGGTTTCAAACGCGATTGTACTGCCGCTTCCCACGTTGCCCGACACTACGGTGACTGCAGGGATCTGTGCCGTGACGTTGATCGAGGCGCCGGTTGTCACACGGTAGAAACTGCTCGATATGCTCGTGTCGCGGGTAACGGAAAAAACAAGCCAGAGCGACGACCGGTATACCATGGTTCCCGCAGTGTCGGTGCCTTCCATAATGAGCGAATCGCTGGTTTTGTCAGGTATATTATCGATGCTGATGAATAACTTTGTTGACCTGTCCGCGCAGGATGAAAGGCCGCCAAACGAGGCGCAAATGCTTTTGACGCTTGTCGGTATATTCGAAAGGTCGATATAAATGGATCCCTTTATCGGAACCAGCCTGAAATCGAGAACCTTTTTTTCAGATGAAGAAATACTGATGGTCTGGCTTGCAGCCACATGAATGATTTCGTTGCTCTTTGTTTTAGTAAAAACCTCAACGCACCTGTTTTTTCCTGCGGGCAGGTTTTCCACGGAGGCGGTAATATAAGGATCGAGTGAACTGAATTTAAATGCCATCGTAATTGTATCCATATCGGCTGCGCTCACTCGCACTACCAAACTGTCCCAGGTGGTTGCTAGGGTTGCCTGCGTTTTTGCCAGAACGTTTTGCTCGGCGGGCTTCTGAAGTGATGCCCATACCTCCACGCTTCCAGTCTTTACCGGGCTCATGCCCGTGGGATTGTTTGCACACGACGCCGCTATCAGCGCCGCGCCCGCAACTGCCGCTGTCATCCATCGCTTTTTCATGTTTCCTCTCCTTTTTGGTTTAGGTGGTGAAGGAGAAGGGAACAATTGCATTAACCATGCCAAAGTATTTTTTAGGGATATTTTAAAAAAACGAGGATGATAAAAAGGAGTAGGTTGCAGTTGCGCAACTTCACAAAAATACTATTGCAAATATGTTTTCTTTAAAATGACTGGATGTTAACACTAAAGAATCAAAGGGTTTATTAACTCCAACCAGCAATAACAGATCCTGAATTATTCCGGGTGCGGTTTCCCGGTCAATGACGGAGAAAACCCTCTTGCAGGATGCGCTAAAACAAGATTTATTTTTGGTTCGCCGTTAAAAATTGATTCCACCAGACCGGTGCCAGATTGTTGGGGCATGTCACAGGATTTGCATAATAGGTATGAGGTCCGTATTCCGCCTTATCGGTTGAGAAAAACAGGTTTCCATACCCATCCTGAACAATCGTTACGGTGGTTTTTGATACATTTCCTTTGATGGACACCGTGTTGTCGTTTATCTTGGTTATAATAACGTTGTAATGACAGGTGTCCTGGTTGTTAAGAAGTTTTCCGCAGGTATTCCAGTCTTTGATATATTGATCGGCATAACTTTTTATAAAAACCTGCAACTGTCCTCCGGAAATGATGACGGACATTCCCACGTCGAGAATGGCCTGGTTCCTGGCTGCAACGATCGAGTCAACGGAATGAACGGTCCCGATTGGTGTGAGCGGGCTGGTATATTCTGCCTTGGCGCCGACGATGTTCCATGTGCCCGAAATGTCATTTGGAGCATGCGCACCAGTAAATACGTACCAGATCTTTATGCCGGCAAGCGCCCAGCCGACGACCTGATCGGGGAACACTTCGAGCGTGATGAAATCAATAATGGCAAGCAGACTGTCATTATTCAAATTATAGACGTATTTGACCGTGTCAGGCGTGCCTGGGGCTGGCGCACCGGAATCAATTCCCTGGCAGGAGCCGGCAGGCTGGGTTATTGTCGTCATTGTATCAATCGAATCACCATGAGCAACGGTGAAGGACGACGTGGAGACCTGATATTTGCCAGGCAGGGGTCCGGTGCCTGGCCCGGCCGGGCCGGTATCACCGCAGAACAGAAAAGCGGACGCAAAGAAAAGGCCCAATCCAATATTAAAAAGAGAACGTTTTTTCACGGCTGCCTCCTTATGTAAAATTTTCTATTTCAAGAGGGTGACCGGAACGGCGACGCCTGAACCATTTGCCGAAAATGCTTTTAGAATATAAACTCCTTTATGTAAAATACTGCCGCTCTTGTCAAGGAAACATTCCGCCGTCCCGGCGTTCTTCATTCTCCAAAATAAATTTGCAACACGGCGCCCGTCCACCGTGAACAGAGCGATGGAAACCGGCGGCCATGAAAAGGATGGAATTGACATGACAACCGGGGTATAATTTCCCCGAAGGGAATTTTTTACAATAACAGTGTAAAAAGAGGGTTGAGTTCCTTTTGTAGGTAATAGCACCCGTTCAATGCCCTCCTTTGCAAGGAGCGTCATTTCAGAATCGCTTAATACCCTGTTGTAGAGCCGCAGGTCGTCAATAAGCCCGCAAAAGCATTGTTTTGCGGTAAAAACGTCTGAACCGAACAACGTGGTTTTATTATTCGTGGACATTTTCGCGTCAGGAATGGAAGCGGTTTTTGTTCCTGCCCATGTGCCGTCAACATACAATTTCAAGATGGGTTTTTCCCACACAACGCCGGTTGAATGCCAGCCGTCATTGTGCACCTGGAAGGGCAGTACCATGAGTTCTGTGTCGGTGTTGTTGCTCACGATCGCCACGGCCTCCAGCTGCTGGAACGAGTTGCCGAGGGAGTCTTTCATTGCGGTTGCCGAAAGCCACATTTCGCGCCGTTTGCCCGTGTTCGATAATTCGTACGTGTCCCAGATGTCGCGGGCACCGGTGATGGTCTTTCCGCAGACACTTGCATTGAACCACGAGAAAATCACGGCGCTGTCTCGGGGCATATTGAACGACGATTTGTTGGGAATGAGAATGTAATCGTCGACGCCGTCGAAGTTGGCAGCCAGGCCGCTGCCGCTTCTGTCTGTAACGAAAGGGGTCGGGTTGGTCAGAAAAAGTTTTCCGTCGTTGAGCGCATGGCCGGTTGAATCGTTCGCATTGCCATTGAAGGGATAATACGCCTGAAGACCGGCCGCAGGCACCTGGGCGGAGGCCGATGCTGCCGAAAGAAAAAAAAGGCAGAAAAAGGATCGAAGGCTCATTTTTATAGAAATAAATATATAACGAATATTTTCGAAATGCCAAAAAAACAGGGGCGCCGGAAAGCGCCCCTCCTGCTGATTTCGTCTCGGTCAAGGGTCACCCTGTTAAGACTTGCCGCCTTCCCTTCCTTCCGCCCAGGAATCGGAAGCCTGTAGGTTTCCGTCGAGGAACGTCCAGGTAATTTTCCGGTAGCGCATGGAGATCTCCTCCATGTGGGTGAAGCGCTCCTTTGTGGCATCCTTTACATTGGGCATAATCGGTTTAACCGAACAGACCTTGACGCCCTCGAGCTTGTGGTTGAAATATTCCTTCTCGCTTCCCGTGTCGTCGATGTTGTACCACTTGATCTCGACGTTTTTGAAGGTCTCGCCTTCGCACACCGCCTTATACAGGTAGGGCGACGAGGCGTCGAAGGCCTTGACAAACGTGAGTGACTCGTGTTTGCGGGTGCCGGTAAGGCGCCCGGTGTCGGGGTCCGTGGGGATGCGCACCTCGTGGTGGAATTCGAGCACCTCGATGCTTCCCTCGCGGCCGGCTACGTCCACCGAACCCTTGATGTCGGCCCCGGTTTCGTCTTTGATCCAAAGATATGCAGGAATCGGCATGTGATACTCCTTTCAGATTATATAGTTTGAAGGGTAAGATTATCTCGATTCAATAAAAAAATATAATGATCAGTGATACCGCTCTGTGACGTCCGTCACAAATTGAAAATTATTTCATTATTTTGTTTTTATGTTTATGGGTGTATGGGTTAATGAGTACTAACTTAAGACTCATCAACCCATTAACCCATCAACAAGAGGTACCCCGCCTTATTTCCCCTTCGGCATCTGCGACACCAGCGACAGGTTGATGTCGATGCCTTCGATCTGGAAATGCGGTTGCACCGAGAGGGTCACCCTGAAAAATCCCGGATTGTCCTCTATTTCGTTCACCGTGACTTCGGCTGCCTTAAGCGGGTGTGTCGAAATTAACTCCGGGCCCGGATCGTTCATCTCCGTTACAAGACCCTTGATCCAGGTATTAAGCTCGTTCTGCAGCACGACTTTGTTCTTGGTGGAGCCGATATTTTCCCGCTGGATCACTTTAAGATAATGCGCGATCCGCGAAACAAGGAAAATGTAGGGAAGCCGCGAATTGATGCGCATGTTCGCGGTGACCGCCTTGTCGTCGTATTCCGCGGGCTTTTGCGCGGAGTTTGCCGAGAAGAAGCATGCGTAGTTGCGGTTCTTGTAGAACGACAGGGGAATGAACCCTTCCTGCGCGAATTCGAACTCGCGGGTTTCGGGGATCAAAATTTCGGTGGGGATTTTCATCTGGTTGCCCTTGCCGACATCGTAGATGTGCACGGGCAGGTCTTCCACCTTGCCGCCGGCCTCGGGGCCGCGGATCTGCACGCACCAGCCGTTGTCCACAAAGGAACGGACCATGTTCGCCGCGAACGCAAACGACGCGTTGCCCCACAAGTACTTGTCGTGGTCGGTTCCCTTGACGTTTTCAGTGTAATTGAATTCCTTGACGGGCAGCGTATCGGGCCCGTAGGGGAGGCGCAGCATGGCGCGCGGCAGCATCAGGCCCACGTAGCGGGCGTCCTCGGTCTGGCGGAAGCCGTTCCACTTGAGGAACTCGGAACGTTCCATGTAGTTATGCAGGTCCTCGATTTTGGTGAGGTCCTGGATGGTTTCCTTGCCGAAGAATTTCGGGCTCACCGATCCGAGAAAGGGGCAGTGGCACGCGGCAGAAACCTTTGACACGTTCTGCAGCAGTGTGATGTCCGACGGGCCGCTGTCGAATTCGTAATTCGAGACTATAGTGCCGTAGGGCTCGCCGCCGGGCGTGTCGTATTCGCTGACATACACGTGCTTGTACAGGCCCGATTGAATGGTTTCGGGAGCGTCTTCGAAATCCTCCGCGAGCTCCTCTTTCGACACGTCGAGGATGTCGAGCTTTACGTTTTTCTTGAAATTCGTCCGCTCCACGAGGAACTTGAGGCTCCTCCAGGCCGCCTCCATCTTCTGGAAGTTCTGGTGGTGGAGGATTTCGTCGAGCTGGAGCGACAGCTTGCGGTCGATCTCGCTGATATGGTGGTCGAGCATGGCCTTGTCTATCTTGTCCACGCTCTGGGTCGAGGCGACCACGCTGTCGACGAACACGGCGAGCGCCGCGCTGATGCGCTCGTTGGCCTTGCTGTCGGCGAGCACCTCGGTGCTCTTGAACTCCGATATGTCTATTTGCTTTGCGGGAACGGAAAGGTTCATGGTCTGGTAAATGTATTCCAGGCCGTGGGCTTCCTGCGCCTCTTTCCCGCCGGCTTTTTTTTCTTGCTCTGGCATAATGGTTTCTCCTGGTTTTTATGGTGAACGCCCGGGAGGGCGATACGGTTCGGGTTATTTCTTCTCCTCAGCCACGACCTTCTTGAGTTCTTCCTGCAACGCCTTCATTTCGTTGGGATTCTTGATGATTTCCTCGAGGCGTTTGCGGAATTCCCTGTTATCAAGAAGGTTCGACTTGAGGTCCTTGAGCAGGTTCCTGGCAGCCATCAGTTTGGAAAGCGTCGGGATGCTTTTTGCCACGTTTTCCGGCTTGAAGGAGTCCATGTTCTTCACCTTCATGTCGACCGCAAGGTCGCCGCTGCCAGTGAGCTTGTTCTCCACGTTGTACTTGAGGTTGAGGTCCATGCTTTCCATTACCTGGGTGAAGTTTTCCTTGTTGATGCTGATCTTCTCCCGGTCCGACAGGCGGTCGCTGTGTTTTTTGAATGAGAAGTCGCCCACCACAAGCGACTTGAGGGGCAATTCGATCTTTTTCTTCGCATTGCCTTTACCCACATCAAGTTTGAGGTTGATCCGGGCAGGGGGTATTTCATTTTGAAAACTGCCAGCCATAGGAACCTACCTTTCTTTAAGTGAAAATGGTTTTTTAAGGACTTTTTCAGGAACTTCCGGTTTATGTGTTGAGTGAAAACGCCTTTTTCGGGTCGATCTGGCTGATTTTGCTCAAAATGCTGTTTTGTTTTTCGGTCATGCCTGCCTGAACCGGCGGCGGCTTGTTCGCCCGCGCTACTTTAAGCACCTTGACCATGATGCTCCACGCCTCAACGGCGAGGTCGGGATCCCATTTGTCAAGATGGTACAGTTGGATCTTGGCGTCCAGCGAATCGAGGATCGAAAGGGCGATGTCCGGTTGCTTTCCCGTGAGAAGCATGTTGCACATGATGATGGAACGCCTGAAGTTGTCGCGCTCGTTCGAAGAGTTGCGTATCGAATTCTGAAGAAGATCGAGCGCCGCTTCCATTTTACCAGATGCAATAAGTGACGTCGCCTCCTTTTTTTCCGACTCGACCTTGTCGCCACCGGGCGCGTCCGCATCCTTTTTCGCCGTTACGGCGCCATCCTGCGAAAACATGGGGAGCACGTGCTTTGCGATCCATTCTTTTGTGGCCTCGTCACAAA
The Chitinivibrionales bacterium genome window above contains:
- the tssB gene encoding type VI secretion system contractile sheath small subunit; its protein translation is MAGSFQNEIPPARINLKLDVGKGNAKKKIELPLKSLVVGDFSFKKHSDRLSDREKISINKENFTQVMESMDLNLKYNVENKLTGSGDLAVDMKVKNMDSFKPENVAKSIPTLSKLMAARNLLKDLKSNLLDNREFRKRLEEIIKNPNEMKALQEELKKVVAEEKK
- a CDS encoding Hcp family type VI secretion system effector: MPIPAYLWIKDETGADIKGSVDVAGREGSIEVLEFHHEVRIPTDPDTGRLTGTRKHESLTFVKAFDASSPYLYKAVCEGETFKNVEIKWYNIDDTGSEKEYFNHKLEGVKVCSVKPIMPNVKDATKERFTHMEEISMRYRKITWTFLDGNLQASDSWAEGREGGKS
- a CDS encoding LamG-like jellyroll fold domain-containing protein, whose protein sequence is MSLRSFFCLFFLSAASASAQVPAAGLQAYYPFNGNANDSTGHALNDGKLFLTNPTPFVTDRSGSGLAANFDGVDDYILIPNKSSFNMPRDSAVIFSWFNASVCGKTITGARDIWDTYELSNTGKRREMWLSATAMKDSLGNSFQQLEAVAIVSNNTDTELMVLPFQVHNDGWHSTGVVWEKPILKLYVDGTWAGTKTASIPDAKMSTNNKTTLFGSDVFTAKQCFCGLIDDLRLYNRVLSDSEMTLLAKEGIERVLLPTKGTQPSFYTVIVKNSLRGNYTPVVMSIPSFSWPPVSIALFTVDGRRVANLFWRMKNAGTAECFLDKSGSILHKGVYILKAFSANGSGVAVPVTLLK
- the tssC gene encoding type VI secretion system contractile sheath large subunit, with protein sequence MPEQEKKAGGKEAQEAHGLEYIYQTMNLSVPAKQIDISEFKSTEVLADSKANERISAALAVFVDSVVASTQSVDKIDKAMLDHHISEIDRKLSLQLDEILHHQNFQKMEAAWRSLKFLVERTNFKKNVKLDILDVSKEELAEDFEDAPETIQSGLYKHVYVSEYDTPGGEPYGTIVSNYEFDSGPSDITLLQNVSKVSAACHCPFLGSVSPKFFGKETIQDLTKIEDLHNYMERSEFLKWNGFRQTEDARYVGLMLPRAMLRLPYGPDTLPVKEFNYTENVKGTDHDKYLWGNASFAFAANMVRSFVDNGWCVQIRGPEAGGKVEDLPVHIYDVGKGNQMKIPTEILIPETREFEFAQEGFIPLSFYKNRNYACFFSANSAQKPAEYDDKAVTANMRINSRLPYIFLVSRIAHYLKVIQRENIGSTKNKVVLQNELNTWIKGLVTEMNDPGPELISTHPLKAAEVTVNEIEDNPGFFRVTLSVQPHFQIEGIDINLSLVSQMPKGK
- a CDS encoding SPFH domain-containing protein, yielding MGTNNVIFLEVIEWLDPTGDKMMQRIPEQGSGEIKFGAQLVLRESQAGAFFYNGKAIHVFGPGRHTLQTANIPILNKIMSIPWGLTSPLRAEVYIL